One region of Anthonomus grandis grandis chromosome 22, icAntGran1.3, whole genome shotgun sequence genomic DNA includes:
- the LOC126749037 gene encoding polyadenylate-binding protein 4-like, producing MNQGAPNYPMASLYVGDLHSDITEAMLFEKFSSTGPVLSIRVCRDLITRRSLGYAYVNFQQPADAERALDTMNFDLIKGRPIRIMWSQRDPSLRKSGVGNVFIKNLDRSIDNKAMYDTFSAFGSILSCKVAQDENGTSKGYGFVHFETEEAANKSIEKVNGMLLNGKKVYVGRFIPRKEREKELGEKAKLFTNVYVKNFGEDLSEEQLRNMFEKYGKITSYKIMNKDDGKSKGFGFVAFESPDAAEGAVEALNGKEIVEGKPLYVGRAQKKAERQQELKRRFEALKMERLNRYQGVNLYVKNLDDTIDDERLRKEFAPFGTITSAKVMMEEGRSKGFGFVCFSSPEEATKAVTEMNGRIVGSKPLYVALAQRKEDRKAHLTSQYMQRMANMRMHQMGQFIQPGASSGYFVPTIPAPQRFYAGAQMAPIRTSPRWPAQNAVRPGAQGGATAYSMTNSYRAAARPPNQTMAMRSNINVPRPITGQQPPNMPGRPLAGQTGVVSAAGSRTATFKYTSNMRNPPQSMGTLPAAPVQQAVHIQGQEPLTATMLAAAPPQEQKQMLGERLFPLIQRMYSEMAGKITGMLLEIDNTELLHMLEHNESLKNKVEEAVAVLQAHQAKQAVIKKD from the exons ATGAATCAAGGGGCCCCGAATTACCCCATGGCGTCTCTGTACGTCGGGGATTTGCATTCCGACATTACGGAGGCCATGCTTTTTGAGAAGTTTTCTTCTACTGGCCCTGTTTTATCCATTCGCGTTTGCAGGGATCTCATCACCAGAAGATCTCTGGGATATGCCTATGTGAACTTCCAACAACCTGCTGATG ctgaGAGAGCTCTTGATACTATGAATTTTGATTTAATCAAGGGAAGGCCAATCCGTATTATGTGGTCTCAACGAGACCCTTCATTGAGAAAATCTGGAGTAGGCAATGTCTTCATTAAGAATTTGGATAGGTCTATTGACAACAAGGCTATGTATGACACTTTCTCGGCCTTCGGCAGCATCTTGAGTTGCAAAGTGGCTCAAGATGAAAATGGCACTAGCAAGGGCTATGGATTTGTTCATTTTGAAACTGAAGAGGCTGCAAACAAATCTATTGAAAAAGTAAATGGTATGTTACTAAATGGAAAGAAAGTCTACGTTGGAAGATTTATTCCACGTAAAGAGAGAGAAAAGGAACTTGGAGAAAAAGCAAAACTTTTCACCAATGTTTATGTTAAGAACTTCGGAGAAGATTTGTCAGAAGAACAGCTTCGCAATATGTTTGAGAAGTATGGTAAGATAACCAGTTACAAAATAATGAACAAAGATGATGGCAAGTCCAAAGGTTTTGGTTTTGTTGCATTTGAAAGTCCGGACGCTGCAGAAGGTGCAGTGGAAGCTCTTAATG GAAAGGAAATCGTCGAAGGAAAGCCACTATATGTTGGACGTGCGCAAAAGAAAGCAGAACGTCAACAAGAATTGAAACGTCGGTTTGAAGCTTTAAAAATGGAACGGCTTAACCGTTATCAAGGCGTCAATTTATACGTCAAAAATTTAGATGATACCATCGACGACGAACGCCTTCGTAAAGAATTCGCTCCGTTTGGAACCATAACCTCGGCAAAAGTAATGATGGAAGAAGGGCGCAGCAAAGGTTTTGGTTTCGTCTGCTTTTCTTCTCCGGAAGAAGCTACAAAAGCGGTTACAGAAATGAATGGGAGAATTGTGGGTTCCAAGCCGTTATACGTTGCGCTAGCTCAAAGAAAAGAAGACCGAAAAGCTCATTTGACTTCCCAGTATATGCAACGTATGGCCAATATGCGGATGCACCAAATGGGTCAATTTATTCAGCCTGGAGCGTCCAGTGGTTATTTTGTCCCAACCATTCCAGCTCCTCAAAGATTCTACGCCGGAGCACAAATGGCGCCAATTAGAACCAGTCCAAGATGGCCAGCGCAGAATGCCGTTAGACCAGGAGCCCAGGGTGGAGCTACTGCATACAGTATGACCAACTCTTACAGAGCCGCTGCTCGTCCGCCAAATCAAACAATGGCTATGCGTAGCAATATTAACGTACCCAGGCCTATCACAGGACAACAACCGCCTAATATGCCCGGAAGACCCCTTGCAGGACAAACTGGAGTTGTTTCTGCTGCTGGAAGCAGAACCGCTACTTTCAAGTACACTTCCAACATGCGCAACCCACCTCAGTCGATGGGAACTCTGCCAGCTGCGCCAGTTCAACAGGCTGTGCATATTCAAGGGCAAGAACCTCTTACTGCCACTATGTTGGCTGCTGCTCCCCCTCAGGAACAAAAGCAGATGTTGGGAGAAAGATTGTTTCCACTCATCCAGCGCATGTATTCTGAAATGGCTGGGAAAATCACAG gtaTGTTGCTAGAAATTGACAACACCGAGTTGTTGCACATGTTGGAGCACAACGAGTCATTGAAGAACAAGGTAGAAGAGGCTGTTGCTGTGTTGCAAGCCCATCAAGCCAAGCAGGCCGTTATCAAGAAGGATTAA